AGATTGTCGATGATTAGCAAATAAGGCATGTCACGGAACAACTCTCTTTTAACTCTTTTGAATGCTTCAAATTCTTGCTCCTCAAAGCTTCGGATACgtcctctttccttttcagcATCGGCGCTCACATCCAAGCCCAAATTAAGCGACAGATTCAAGATGTTTTGCCTGAAATATCGAGCCTCTCCACCCACCCACAGGACCATTTTATATCTTTGAGAGTACCTATAAGCAAATTCTAAAGCAAGCTCTGTCTTCCCGATGCCAGGAATGCCATTGAGGCAGACCACACTGCTGCCTAAGCCTCTGTAGCTCCCGCTCTTCGACTTCTTGTACTTCAATCTCTTCAAAGAGTTCCTTCCCAGAACTGGCTCTACCCAAGCCTCCAATTTTGGTTCTTTGCACTTCCCCACGTCTAGACTAATGAATCTTCCTCCTCTCGTCGTAGTTGTTTCACTCTCCTCATCTGCAAGCCCTTCAGATTGTCCACTCGCTTCTCCTTTGATGGACGTCGTGTAATCTTGCTCGAAACAATCCCCAGATCCAAATAAAGCGTTCTCAATCTCCGTgagttctctctcccttccgATGAAATATCTGTTTCTTGGGAAGGGTATCTCCTCAAATGCTTCAACATCCTTCTCGACCACGCTTGTGCGCCCAAGTTTCGCTCTCAACATCCCAGCCGCCCTCCCAATGCAGCTTCTCCAATTGCCTTCATTAGCTTCTAGCTTGAACTCGTGGCACTTGATTAGTCCATCAATCGCTTCTCTGCACTCTTTATCAGTCGTATCAGAATTGAGTAGGCCCGTAACCTCAGCAGGGCCTGTGTCAAAGAACAATGGAACCAAGTTCTTCTTTTGAGCGAAAAATCTGATCTCCTCCAAGCTAAGAGTATTCATAAAGCTGGAACTGGTAACAACCACTATTCCAAATGTCACTGAGCGAATCACCCTATCTGCAATCTCATGACTCTGACCATCTGAGTACCTAGCTCTGTCGGCCACAAAACAAGCAATTCCCTGGAGCTCAAGCTCTGACTTGAGCCACTTGCAAAACCTTACCAGGTTCGGGTTCTGCCCATGGAAGCCTATGAACACATCACAGCTCCTCAGCTTGGCATTGGCAGCCGGGGAAAGTGCCCCTTTGCCAAAGGAAATCCGTGGGACTGGGAAGGAGAATGAGACTCGAGGTGGCGCCGGGTCTGGGGCAGAGACGCAGGTGACAAATTTGAGCTTAGCATCATATGGGTCATCGGAAAATTCATATTGGTCAGATGGGGGAGTGTAGGAGCTGCTCGGGATGTCATCTGACTGCGAGCCGGCACCACGGAACGATGCCGGTGGAGATGGATGTGCCGGAGGAGCTGGGTCCTCAGGCGGGGTGGAATTATTTGTGGTTGTTGGTGCCAAGGCCCTTGGAGATATGTATGGGGACTGCAAGGCTGAGACAAATGCTGATGAAGGTGGGGACACAAGCGAAGGGGAATTATACGTGGATGATTCAATGGAGCTCTTTATGTTTGCACATAGCGATTCTTCTACTTTAGAGCCAATCGATGCCAAAATGTCCTTACCAGAGCTTTTGCTGCCATTAGCAATCTTGATGGTGAGGCCGGTGTTGATTATATTGTCTTTTGATGTGGCTGAAACTGAAACCCCCTGTGCTAGAGCATCCTTGAAGAGACTGGAGGAGGGTTTGGCTGGCTTATTATCCAAATCCATCCTCATATGTCAAATGAATCTTCACTTCACTACCTCTTAAGGATCTGCACTTATCTTCTTCTAAGAAACATTAGCCACTTCGGAAAATGTACTTTTGGATGCCCTCATAGGCTCTGAAGTTGAGAAAGCTTCACATCCACAGGGCCTTTTTTCCAGAGAGAAACTGGGCATGTTCTGAGGATTTTTTCTAAACATATAGATGCAATTTGAGTGGCTGAAAGCAAGAGACTCCGGCAGAAGAAGATTTAATGCAACAGTGGCATTCAAAGCAGGAGTCATTCATCTGCAACTGCATGTGATATCCCACCTCTCAATGTGGGGTCTTGTCTCTTTCAGACTGCGGCAAGTCACTAACCCAAAATGTTTGCCTCTGCACCTGGGAGCAGGTTTTTGACCAAGTGTCATCAGCTTCGGTTGTAGGATATAAAATGAAGAAAGGGAAACGTTCGCTAACAAGCTTTTGCTCTGGAACACAATCAATCGATGGCGTTTAAAATCACTTCTCCTAAATAATGCTGTGTTAAAGAAAGGGGAGGATCAAAAGTTGCTTTCTTTGAATCCACACAATCATTGCAAACAAAGGAAAGATAAAGGTTTTCGTTGACAGATCATGAGTAAGTTCATCACATCAATAAAACAAGACAAAATGGGTGCCCAGGATACAGTTGGGAAATGATTAAAACTAACCTCTCAACTCGTTTCACTTCTCAGGCAAACAAGAAAGTATcgaatcatctctctctctctctctctctctctctgtgggttTTGAATTGAATAAACAAGCTGTACAGGGTGGGAATCTGATGTCTGATGTATGGGTTGGATCTGAGAGGCTTTGAGcaataaaaaaaggagagagaaagagacccGCAAGAAGTGCTTCAAAAGGAGTTTGCAGAGTGGCTGAAGCACAAGTGAGTTGAATGGGTGCAATATTCTATATACttagtttaataatttttcttgggCTGTggtaatttctttttgttttatgtgtTGTCCATACTAAACTTTTCCTTAATTGCAGTTTATGAATCTATCCTGGGGTTCTCACTCCTCACGGAAGCCAAAGACTGGTCAGAACAGTACTCACAGAAAATGGCATTGGAGACAGCAAACACCATGACATAGAGCCATGTCTCTTTGTGCATTCAAACTACACATCTTTCCTGCACAAtttgaatatctctttttttttttaatcattataattttagtgcttttttttttttttttgtgtgtttgaGGCAAGGCTGGATTTTTCCCAGTAGGTGTACTCATCTGACATGGGGTTTGAAACCAAGCTGCTCTGGAAATTGGACCAAGACCGGTCCAACTGGGGACTGAACTGCAATAATTATTCTTTGCCcctcgaaaaaaaaagtttttttctttcttggtaGTCTCTAAATAAAAGATTCCTTACCTGCAAGAACTCCCAAAGCTACCagttctttaaaaataattattcatattATTTGAACATTATCAATCGTTATTCATATTCAGTCTTCAGCTTTGAGACATATAATGTTCGACATTAGCATTCCAAACCTACCAAATTTTTGCTCCCATCTTGCattatttgacaattattgaacattaattattcacatcggCTACCACTAGTTGGTGCCTAATGTTTTGCATTAGCGAGGGCAATCTAGAATGTAATTGAATCTTTAATCTTCtaacttctaaaaaaaaaaaaatcaatttgtctTTAATTGCCTGAGAATAATTtactatatttttctttagataAAGTGCAGACTTGCCATTTTAATGAATTAAACAAGATAAGCACCAATAAGTAAATGTATATAATCTTTcactttattcattttaaattcttatgagaaaaaaaactaaactcattcttttaaatacatttctttttcatctaaaatcattttcataaaaatgtcatagaaaaaaaattaaagggacTTGATTTAGAATACGggtcattttattttaataaaaattgtgaTGAAAAGACAGACAAGTCAAAGTCTAAGCCTATGAGGTTTATGCCTTAATTCTCTGGGCCATCTAAGAAGACCCACAATCATAAGATTGTCTCTGAAACAGCATGCACAACTTTCACTTTTTTGCCTAAGTAATTGCCTTTACACCCTacggggaaaaagaaaaggaggggcGAATTGTAGATAAAATTATAATGAGACCTCCTTAACATGTGGGCTTGATTATATGCATATTCAATTGAACATGATTGATATCAACATAGGTTCAGATTTCATTTGGTAACGACAtgatatatcatcaatatagCTCCTGTTCTTATAGTAGTCGACAAACTTAGCTGatcaaaatagacaaaagaagaaaaaaaagcatgTTACATTCTCATCGGTacctttttttgaaaaaaaaaaaaaaaattctaacatAGACGTgcttatatatttttcaaattttgttctCGGAGACTGTTAAATCTTgtaatttttcctattattGCTCGTCAATTCGAACCATCGATGAACCATGAGCTAAGAGACTTAATACatcaaaattaaagaatgtTATCTTGGGGGAAGAGAACAAGGGTCCTTGTACGTCATTTGTGCATACACGCACCTCGACTTTGGTAGGATGATAGTGCATGAATTTGGAGCTTAGAGATCACTTTTTTTGCCGACGTCTTTTCAACTCTTTTGATAGTGCATTAATCATAGGGATTTAATGGTGTTTACGAAGCATCATTAGGGCATATGCTTATCCTTGAAAGACACAAGCACTTGCATTATATTAATGATGAAGTGGGTAGACGTTGATAATagtggaaaataattttatttatttaattaaactCCCATTTCTCCAATGTAGAGGCAGCTCATCTCTGTTGTATCgacaatttttttgatattatatAATCTATGAATTGCACTGGTATGTGTATGCTAATCACTTTATAAAGATAATGGTTTCTTATTGGGTGCTTCATGGGTTAAGCATTGTATTATGTCGGTTGGCTATGTATTGTGCTTTGTTAAAAGGCAACTCAATAATtggttctttttatttccatCATTTCCCCAATGTCTGTGTCTTGTGCACATTAGATGTAGTGCATCCTAACTAGCTATGACAAATGGATAGATCGGGtcagtttttgtttaatttggtCTCCGCTTATATAGGATGCATTATGAGCATAGGGTCTAGTCAAATCTGTTTCGATTTATCCGGTATTTCGACACAGTTCGGGTTCAATTTTGGGCCATTACTAGTCTTCGATTCTTTCGAGTTTTAGATAGTTCAGTATaagtttatatatttttgacaTCAGTGAAGATAATAGGGGATGGTCATCTTGATTTTGATGGGATTAAATTCGTTTTGAGGCCATAtttgcacatgattcatttcgATTGCAAAATTTTGGTTTAGATTTCGGGCTTGCTTGGGTTCGGACCACGTTGGGTTCGGATTCGATTCTCTTTGCTTTCGGGTTAGAGCTGGGTGTGGGTTTGCTTGGGCTTGGGTCAAGTTGGGCCATGTCAGGCCGAATGATTTAAATCCTTCGTGTTCAGGTTATTTCAGATATAAACTGAGTCTGATAAGAgttgttgactttttttttatcggcCAACTTGGGTTAAGCCGCATCAATTTTTGAGTGGATCAGGTCAAGTTTCAGGGATCGGATTAGGACCTATATATTCTAGTTACATGGAATCAGCTTATATGGGAAAATGGTCCTAGAGAATTGATTCGTTGAAGATAAATAAAAGCATGGAGCATAGTGGACAaagggatttttattttttttttttattttattttaaggaGCAAAAAATCTGAAACAAAAGATGAGGAAAACTAGAAAGATGAGAAGGATCCAGCTCAAGATGGAAATAGACAAGGAGGGCAAGTAAGTAAATTCAAGGCAGCTGCACCCAAGGATTGGTGGTGGGCCAGTAAGTCAAGTGATTCATGTCGTGGGTCTGAAGTGGGCCACATGGACATGTGGCCCATTTCATCCTTCCACGTTCGGATATTATTATCTATTCTtccactcttttttctttatttattttttggatataattgaaaagtaaCAACAATccctcttttaataaaaaaatctccacAAAAAATTCGGAATCcgataatttttcatgattccTTGTTGATGTGAGAAATTTCTACTATCGTGCACTTCAGAGTCTTTCGCAACTTTTTACCAATCATCGAGTGACATGAACTCttgaaaattcttttaataCTCCATATAAGCTCAACTTGAGGTCCATCGAGTATGAAATACATGTCTAAATTGAACtccattaaaaaatcaaaattttcgaaTTCGATTTGACTCAACTTGATTACAATCAATTGGTGTAGGAACTCAAGTTGAACCTTAAGCTTGATCTTGAAAAACCCGAATGAGATGCTGAAGCAGCTTAAGCTCGACCTTGATTACTCTCAAGCAGTCATTGAATTGAGGCATTATTCATGAGTAGCTTGACTTAATTTGACTCTTACTCATTACAAATATTGTGATAATGAACTTTCTGACTAAAGACACTTTGACATTGTTGTTACAAAATGAGaggaaattacaattttttttttttataaatttattgttaaGATGccaattttgttagaaatttgcTAATGTGGACGTTGGTGGTCCTTTCTGATATGGTCAATGCTAACAATGGgtgagtttttctatttttttattactttttctttctttttcgtcttttttctttgttttttccttcttcctccactaGTCATTGAGCCTTGGTGATGGTTGACCACATATGAGGGTCGGCAAATCTAACCCTCACAAGGCTTCGCCTATGGATGGTGGAGgaagcatgaaaaaaaaagagacaaaaatttaagataattttaaaaaaattataaaagactATCCACGTTAGCATCAACATTGATTGGACTACTAAGTTAGCAATTTCTGGCCAATCTATATTAGTatattgtcaaaaggtttagaactaaattgactaaattgaaaaatttaagactgaattgtcATCCATATaagatatttataatttttttaattatcccacaaaatgagaaataaacaaTTATTTAGTCTTCGTCtgtttcatgaaaattgtaacatttttgattttttttttaaaatgtcatttttcaattacATTATCTTCTGGTCTTTGgctaaaatctaaaaaagaatcataaaatatattttgtcctATGATAAGGAAGATTTgcctttatttttcaaaatagacATGCATTATTTGAGTACTAGTAACTTGGATAGGGGCAATAGAGAAACCGATTGCAGCCCTAGAGTCCTCGTTGATCGGTCCCTAGACCCTGGTACTTGTGCCTAGATCCTTGGCTTAGGCCCCGGGTCTATGGAGGCCGGGTGGACCATATTTTGATACTAATGTATATTTTGGCCTTTGTTAATCAACAATTGCAAGTCGAAAAATAGGTCGATCACACGTTGTCACATAAATGCTGTGCTGCACTGAAATATTTCTCAAGACGTAGCATTAACAAGCTAAAACAAATTCAATCTAATGTTTCTCTACACAAGAAGATGATTCGCAATAATAGTTCTTCATTTTGACCGTCACAAATACTCGACtcctttctcttccttactcttcGTTTCGCTCCGTTGTACTCGATTactttgagagagaaaaagagagagattgtgccAGAGGGTGCTAATGAGCAAATTAGTTACACGTATGAAGACAACACATAGAATTGACCCAATAATGttacatatatacacacacacatgcgCGTCTACGTTTGTTTTTTAAgtgattagtgatttaatttaaaCGTCTACGTTTGTTTGATCTATGTATTATGTCAAAGAACTCTAAAAGTTCTATATCTTTAAAGTAATCAAAGAACTCTGAGAGTTCTGTGAAAGTTGATGATATGAAGTATATTAATTCAAAAGTTAAGGTGATTATATATAAGAAATGAACTAAGTAAAGAAATGATTTATATATGAAGATTAAactaattataatttcgatcataaaatgatatgaaatgtaattgaaagtaattaaattaacaatgtGATCTCATGTTAAGGCGGTAATCCACACTTTAGTAGAGATCACATTGATATGCTATGACGCCCCCAACACGTCATGGTCAACGTAGTTATTAAATTcctttcacatttttttctaGCATGCGGAAGTGTTTTAGGTCAATAGTAATAATCCAGAACATAGGAAATTCAAAGAATGCACGCGGAATTATAAATCAGGCTAACATCTttcatttacttatttatttatttacgtTAGGTGACATAGCTGGTATAGTGGGGATTTCAAAAATGCTCATCAAGAACTACATCAGCATCGCCCATGATGCcatctaggggtgtgcaaaagaaccgagaTCCACCCGGACTGCCCGGAActggaccggaaccgcccggaatcGGTGATTCTTGAGGGAActggtccggttctcggttctaatTTATGGGAACTAGTGGGTATCAGTCCGGTTCTcagttccatgggcggatccgtccACCCGCCCACCCAGACCGGACCGAgtctatttttaggaaaatgctaGCTTTGAGCTTCTCTTGTGCCTAGGATTGTCTAGAGAATAGGCTGAGTTTCAATTAGCGTAGCGATTGCAGTCTACTTAGATTGGTGGTGAACGTAGTATTGTATCTTTTCGACTGGCTACGCTCTAATTTAGCTCTAGATGCTTGCTGCTTGGTCACTAACTAGAGGATTGCGATTGTTCGGGTTTAGATGAATGGATTGTGCATATCAGGAGAATATTGTAGCGTTCTAAATGTTACATTTCTTTCAATTGCAGTTCCTTATTTTGTTATGATTGAGATTGAAGTCGAATTTGAGTAGTGTTCTTGGGAGTCTCGACGGAGCAACATGAGCTTACTTTTGTCGTGATTGCGCGGATCGAGAATTAGTGCTGTTTTTTGCATGGTTGCGTACTTGCGTGATGAATGGGGTTGAATCCGTGATGATattcggttccatggatccacccgggaaccggactggaccggcggttcggttcccgggtggatccatgcaacaaatgggtggattccagttccaatttttcagaaccgATCTTTAGCGGACGATTCTCGGTTCTAGGTTGGAAACCGCCTGCCCGGACCATTCTTTTTTTGACACTGCCCCAACCTTGTTTGCATTGGACCTTGTTCCCGACCCACCTGTTTTTCGGTCAGAACGGGGTTAACCcttgtttatattggaacctgttttgcataaaaattgatGTATATCATATGTAAGATAAAGCGTTTACAATCTCGCACATCCCTAATGCCATCCCGACCCTGAGATATCCTGTACATGTCTACAcacctatcttttttttttttttttttggtacctaGGAACCGCCGTACACCACTTAAGTCGCGCATCATGATGAGTTGGGGAATCGAACCCAGCCTTGCGTGTGGCCAACGTTCGATTCCACCAACTCGGCCACCACGGGGTGGGTGTCTATACACCTATCTTTTGATGCTAGTATTTCTAAAAGTCGTCGCCTGGATCCAAAAATGCTGCTTCAC
The window above is part of the Eucalyptus grandis isolate ANBG69807.140 chromosome 6, ASM1654582v1, whole genome shotgun sequence genome. Proteins encoded here:
- the LOC104449071 gene encoding uncharacterized protein LOC104449071; the protein is MRMDLDNKPAKPSSSLFKDALAQGVSVSATSKDNIINTGLTIKIANGSKSSGKDILASIGSKVEESLCANIKSSIESSTYNSPSLVSPPSSAFVSALQSPYISPRALAPTTTNNSTPPEDPAPPAHPSPPASFRGAGSQSDDIPSSSYTPPSDQYEFSDDPYDAKLKFVTCVSAPDPAPPRVSFSFPVPRISFGKGALSPAANAKLRSCDVFIGFHGQNPNLVRFCKWLKSELELQGIACFVADRARYSDGQSHEIADRVIRSVTFGIVVVTSSSFMNTLSLEEIRFFAQKKNLVPLFFDTGPAEVTGLLNSDTTDKECREAIDGLIKCHEFKLEANEGNWRSCIGRAAGMLRAKLGRTSVVEKDVEAFEEIPFPRNRYFIGRERELTEIENALFGSGDCFEQDYTTSIKGEASGQSEGLADEESETTTTRGGRFISLDVGKCKEPKLEAWVEPVLGRNSLKRLKYKKSKSGSYRGLGSSVVCLNGIPGIGKTELALEFAYRYSQRYKMVLWVGGEARYFRQNILNLSLNLGLDVSADAEKERGRIRSFEEQEFEAFKRVKRELFRDMPYLLIIDNLETEKEWWEGKDLHDLIPRNTGGSHVIITTRLPKIMNFDLIQIPPLPLSDAMILMKGRKKRDYPAQELEVLRKFDEKLGRLSYGMWIIGSLLSELAISPSALFEAVDQVALDGSSSNTSYVSLSDDQFCKNNPFLVKVLFFCFNILEQTSVRRNLMASKMLLVGAWFAPAPISVSLLTSAAKSMPASGNQFNWTKLFGFSCCLAPKTWKSEEDSAVLLVKLGLARTANRQPGYWIQFDPITRLFARRKDGSLAAKATVQGLRKFGNPVLNSDHLWSCAFLVFGFKSEPPLVQLKAIDMVLFIKKTALPLAIRAFTTFSRCNSALELLKVCTNVLEEVEKSFVSQIQDWCHGSLCWKKSLNPGSQRVDEHVWQDVTLLKATLLETRAKLLLRGGHFDSGEELCRTCISIRTVMLGHNNALTLAAQETLAKLVRMRSKI